The Bernardetia sp. ABR2-2B DNA window GAGTGGATAGCCAATATTTTTATCAGAAATAAGGAATATCACGAAGGACTTTTTATTGTTCCAATTCTGCTTTTAGCAAATATTTGTTTGGGTCTGTATTATAATTTTTCGGTGTGGTTCAAGGTTTCCGACCGAACCCATTTTGGACTTTGGATAAGCTTGGCAGGTGCAACAATTACGATTAGCTTTAACTTTCTTTTGATTCCTTTTTATGGTTATTTTGGAAGTGCTATTGCAACGCTTTCTTGTTATTTTGTGATGGCTGCTTTGTGCTATCTTTTAGGAAGAAAATACCAACCTATTCCTTATCCAATTTTGAAAATGATTTTGTACTTAGGTGTTTCTACAACACTTATTTTTATTTGTTTGAATATAGAATGGACAGGGTTTTGGCAAAAACATTTGATTCAGAATGGGCTTTTAGCTTTGTTTTTAGTAGTTACTGTTTTGGTGGAATATAGAACATTCAAAAAACTAAAAAATAATTGATAAAAACCAAACTTTTTCTAATCCAAACCCGTTATAATAGCGTACTTTAATTTTACACCTTTCTCATTACTTGCAAGAAAATACCTTTTTCCATCGATGATAGTTTTCGTTTAAGTACAGGAAACTTGAGATAAGAAAGAGGTATTTTTTTTATAAAAAAATTTGTGTAGCTTTTTGATTTAATTGATTAACCAACTAAACTAAATCAGACTACAATGAAATTACATTTTTACATTCTCGTTTTTTTATTGTTCTGCACTACTTTTTGTCTGTTTAGCTCTCCACTTTTTGCTCAAATGGATAGTACAGAAAGTATAATTAAAGAAAAAAAATCAACTCATCTTTGGGGAATCAACCCTTCTCTTACCGTCGAACCTTTCTATGAAAAGGGCGAATTTGACATTAATATTTTACCTATTATCTATCAAACCTCATTTTCCAAGCGAGTAGATTTTAGAATTAATCCTATCTTAAATTTAGGAATACGCAAAGATTTCAACGAGTTTAGCCACATCGGTTTTGAAGCTGCCCTTCCTGTTTTTATTTTCAAAAAAGAAGAGCGTTTTTTGCCTTCAAAGGGATTTTTTGTAGCTCCTATTTTTAGTCCTTCTATTAGTGCTTCTTATATTGGCAGAGTAGAAAACCGAACCAACTTAGGTTTTTGGGGAGAAGTAGGATATAATTTATTAATTGATGAAAAATTTGGGCTTTCATTTGGCTTACAATACGGTATAACTCATTTTATATATAAAGTCGGAGAAAATGAAATAACCAATCATTTTGGTATCAAAATTATTTTTGGAAAGTGGTATTAATTAAATCCTCAACGACGCTTTTAAGCTCGTTGACGGTTGTATAGAAATGATATTTCGAAAAAAATAAAAGTTTTTGTGTGGAATTTTGTGAAGTCGTGCATCTGCTTTTTCTATTTTTTTTGCTTTTATAGAGTTTGAGATACATATAATCCTATTTTTATTTTCTTCGTTTACCTTTACGTAGTTTCGACCTATAAATTAAATCATTGATTGATTACTTCATTATTCACTTCTTTGTTTATCCATTTCGACTACCCAAATCCCTCGCAATTCATTTAATTTATAACCTGTTACTTTATTATTAGGATAAAGTGTATTGATTTTTGCCAAAGTCGTTGTCAAGACTTCTGTTTTGGGTTCGCCATGGCATTGCATACACATCTGATTCGTCATAATCGGATAATAAGCTACTTGTCTGTCATTCATAGTCAATAATTGAGGCGTAGGTTCTTTATCGTTGGCAATACATTTTTTACCTCTTTTACATAATTTAATTAATTTTTATTTGCCTTATTTTTGGATTTATATTTTTAT harbors:
- a CDS encoding DUF3365 domain-containing protein, coding for MNDRQVAYYPIMTNQMCMQCHGEPKTEVLTTTLAKINTLYPNNKVTGYKLNELRGIWVVEMDKQRSE